The proteins below are encoded in one region of Candidatus Binatia bacterium:
- a CDS encoding DUF3604 domain-containing protein, which yields MSSRPRAHFLHPLAVAALLIGCDPGRPNWDAPIEGPARPAADVTATDTGRRDVGRALGETPRDDKVVLFGDLHVHTTYSFDAYLFSLPVLGGEGAHPPNDACDFARYCADLDFYALTDHAESLVEQTWEASKQSVRQCNQVAGDPTDPDVVAFMGFEWSQAGTTPESHYGHRCVFFRDTEDDALPVRPIGSRADTDIMSSARDNIGMMRMVTPWNYQQYDDYMKYVTRVIDQPLCEDGVPVRDNPSDCKDVAETPRILREKLDDWDYEALVIPHGTAWGVYTPATTKIDKHLDPMQFDPERQLLVEIMSGHGNSEEYRAFREWETDANGNVVCPEPTEDYLPCCWQAGEIMRSRCGDLPADECERRVIQARAFATEAYTKPREVFPDAPLEDWLDCDQCRDCFKPAFSYRPLESVQYAMTLTRDDATGADGKPLRFRYGFIGSSDGHSGRPGTGYKPVERGMMTDITGEPNGLVLKLQDYLARMDDPQQPARPATGPIRLSGNDLRISNFLYPGGIAAVHSEGRSREEIWEAMQRREVYGTSGPRILLWFDLLDGNERFPMGSQVERDEAPRFQVRAAGASIQKAGCPEWVHHGLSKDRVTRLCRNECNNPSDERHPIAAIEIIRIRTRNDADEAIEPLIEDPWKRFDCDLDPAGCVVEFEDSSFPQDARDTLYYARAVQVETSEINGAQLKTTFDEQGRAIAIDWCAPEVGQDCLGPSQERAWSSPIFVDYTAPEQPVAEQPEAERPKAAEQAPT from the coding sequence ATGAGTTCTCGCCCCCGGGCACACTTTCTACATCCTCTCGCGGTGGCCGCGCTCTTGATCGGCTGCGATCCCGGACGTCCGAACTGGGATGCACCGATCGAGGGCCCGGCCCGGCCCGCGGCCGACGTCACGGCGACCGACACCGGTCGGCGCGACGTCGGGCGGGCACTCGGCGAGACTCCGCGCGACGACAAAGTCGTCCTGTTCGGCGATCTGCACGTTCACACGACGTACTCCTTCGATGCCTACCTCTTCTCGCTGCCCGTGCTGGGCGGCGAAGGCGCACACCCCCCGAACGACGCGTGCGACTTCGCGCGCTATTGTGCCGACCTCGACTTCTACGCCCTGACCGACCACGCCGAGTCCCTGGTGGAGCAGACGTGGGAGGCCTCGAAGCAGAGCGTGCGGCAGTGCAACCAGGTCGCGGGCGACCCGACGGATCCCGACGTCGTCGCCTTCATGGGCTTCGAATGGAGCCAGGCCGGCACGACCCCTGAGTCACACTACGGACACCGCTGCGTCTTCTTCCGCGACACCGAAGACGACGCGCTTCCCGTCCGCCCGATCGGCTCCCGTGCCGATACCGACATCATGTCGTCAGCACGCGACAACATCGGGATGATGCGGATGGTCACGCCGTGGAACTACCAACAGTACGACGACTACATGAAGTACGTGACACGGGTGATCGACCAGCCGCTCTGTGAAGACGGCGTCCCGGTTCGCGACAATCCCTCCGACTGCAAAGACGTCGCCGAAACCCCCCGGATTCTGCGCGAGAAGCTCGACGACTGGGACTACGAAGCGCTCGTCATCCCGCACGGCACGGCGTGGGGTGTCTACACGCCCGCAACGACGAAGATCGACAAGCATCTCGACCCCATGCAGTTCGATCCCGAGCGCCAGCTCCTCGTCGAAATCATGTCGGGCCACGGCAACTCCGAGGAGTACCGCGCCTTCCGCGAATGGGAGACCGACGCCAACGGGAACGTCGTATGCCCCGAGCCCACCGAAGACTATCTACCGTGCTGCTGGCAGGCGGGTGAGATCATGCGCTCGCGATGCGGCGATCTGCCCGCCGACGAATGCGAACGACGCGTCATCCAGGCGCGCGCCTTCGCGACCGAAGCCTACACCAAACCTCGGGAGGTCTTCCCGGATGCCCCGTTGGAGGACTGGCTCGACTGCGACCAATGTCGCGACTGCTTCAAACCCGCGTTCTCGTACCGCCCGCTCGAATCGGTGCAGTACGCGATGACCCTCACGCGCGACGACGCGACCGGGGCCGATGGCAAGCCGCTACGCTTCCGTTACGGCTTCATCGGCTCGAGCGACGGCCACTCCGGCCGCCCCGGAACCGGCTACAAGCCCGTTGAGCGCGGGATGATGACCGACATCACCGGGGAACCGAATGGTCTCGTCCTGAAGCTTCAGGACTACCTGGCCCGGATGGACGACCCCCAGCAGCCCGCGCGACCAGCGACCGGGCCCATTCGTCTGTCCGGCAACGACCTTCGTATCTCGAACTTCTTGTACCCAGGTGGCATCGCAGCCGTACACTCCGAAGGTCGAAGCCGCGAGGAGATCTGGGAAGCGATGCAGCGTCGTGAGGTCTACGGGACAAGCGGACCGCGGATTCTGCTGTGGTTCGACCTTCTCGACGGCAATGAGCGCTTCCCGATGGGGAGTCAGGTCGAGCGCGACGAGGCACCCCGGTTCCAAGTGCGCGCCGCCGGTGCTTCGATTCAGAAAGCCGGCTGCCCCGAGTGGGTCCACCACGGCCTCTCCAAGGATCGTGTCACGCGCCTTTGTCGAAATGAGTGCAACAACCCGAGTGATGAACGACATCCGATCGCCGCCATCGAGATCATCCGAATTCGAACCCGCAACGATGCAGACGAAGCGATTGAGCCGCTCATCGAGGATCCCTGGAAGCGATTCGACTGCGACCTCGATCCGGCCGGGTGCGTCGTCGAGTTCGAAGATTCGAGCTTTCCGCAGGACGCGCGCGACACGTTGTATTACGCCCGCGCGGTGCAGGTGGAGACCTCCGAGATCAACGGCGCGCAGCTCAAGACCACGTTCGATGAGCAGGGTCGGGCGATCGCCATCGACTGGTGTGCGCCGGAAGTCGGGCAGGATTGTCTCGGCCCGAGCCAGGAACGCGCGTGGTCCTCGCCGATCTTCGTCGACTACACGGCGCCGGAACAACCGGTCGCCGAGCAACCGGAGGCGGAGCGCCCCAAGGCAGCAGAGCAAGCACCCACCTGA
- a CDS encoding glutathione S-transferase family protein, producing the protein MKLHTGMGPNPRTVRMFAAEKGLDLPLVEVDLMAGENRQEPYKQKNPDARLPCLELDDGTFISEIIPICEYLEEKNPSPALVGTTAEERAETRMWVRRIDLNIIEPLTNGFRFAEGQGLFESRMHLIPHAADDLKAIAQENLAWLDGLMGKNEWIAGSRLTLADVFLFAFADFGKMVGQTIDPKCAWLTSWQDRMGARPSAVASA; encoded by the coding sequence ATGAAGCTGCACACCGGAATGGGTCCCAACCCACGCACCGTTCGCATGTTCGCCGCCGAGAAAGGCCTGGATCTTCCGCTCGTGGAGGTCGACCTGATGGCCGGTGAGAACCGTCAGGAGCCCTACAAGCAGAAGAACCCGGATGCGCGCCTGCCGTGCCTGGAACTGGACGACGGAACGTTCATCTCGGAGATCATCCCGATCTGCGAGTACCTCGAGGAGAAGAATCCGTCACCGGCTCTGGTCGGGACGACGGCCGAGGAACGCGCCGAGACCCGGATGTGGGTTCGCCGGATCGATCTGAACATCATCGAACCCCTCACGAACGGTTTTCGCTTCGCCGAGGGACAGGGGCTGTTCGAGAGCCGTATGCACCTGATCCCGCATGCCGCCGACGACTTGAAAGCGATCGCGCAGGAGAACCTTGCGTGGTTGGACGGCCTCATGGGCAAAAATGAGTGGATCGCCGGCTCACGCCTCACACTCGCCGACGTGTTCCTGTTCGCCTTCGCCGATTTCGGCAAGATGGTCGGTCAGACCATCGACCCGAAGTGTGCTTGGCTGACGTCGTGGCAGGACCGTATGGGTGCGCGCCCGAGCGCCGTGGCTAGCGCCTGA
- a CDS encoding glycosyltransferase family 39 protein: MRTFDVVALLVLGIVAMLLRVAPIAEMTLWWDELVHLKTATKGGFFSVFEAVKLGIPPGFGNAGAVPADYLLLNAWLRSVPAPSLEWIEAYYRTPALLWSVVTVLFTYVYVRRFFDRGVALVAATILAISVSHSLYAAEVRNYSMFALMAVVNLYAFSALVLRRRSTGAWIAYTAVAVVYFSTGFMSLLVTLGQYLILAVLLLMDLRKRPKQVRELVRLAFPLASGLAVLSAVGAYLRGTFLGVRYGRATDGIDTWERTYTAFDFFAGGNPLLLAAFFAGLALLIWHGWQQGRDRVAIAAGLGISFFAIPIIVEIERWKEYYFHPRHSFFLLPIFAIVAAGGLLVAVRGLDPLRRTKLRQATRKAIYTALALVLVVGTEATPVVRHLDNPNPRFKRSKTVRHFKSLMVYLQDQVAALEPDQVYLLIAERRRPGHISNPVLATYLEWYGLDDRVILRGSDRPIQTRQTIHRLCPEGCVGEPAARVQKKVGAIGPFNSMREMLELLEVSAAPQTAAPVGQIGLLHYWRHQVEPPSRAPGFVLSTHVGMSLFEKPLAAAPDRLGNQE, from the coding sequence TTGCGCACTTTCGACGTGGTCGCTTTGCTCGTCCTCGGGATCGTCGCCATGCTCCTTCGCGTCGCGCCGATCGCGGAGATGACGCTGTGGTGGGACGAGCTGGTTCATCTCAAGACCGCGACGAAGGGCGGCTTCTTCTCGGTGTTCGAAGCCGTGAAGCTCGGCATCCCGCCCGGGTTCGGCAACGCGGGCGCCGTGCCCGCCGACTACTTGTTGCTCAACGCGTGGCTGCGCTCCGTGCCCGCACCCTCCCTCGAGTGGATCGAGGCGTACTACCGCACGCCGGCCCTTCTGTGGAGCGTGGTGACCGTTCTCTTCACGTACGTGTACGTGCGACGGTTCTTCGATCGGGGGGTGGCCCTCGTGGCGGCCACAATCCTCGCGATTTCGGTGTCGCACTCGCTGTATGCGGCGGAGGTTCGGAACTACTCGATGTTCGCGCTGATGGCGGTCGTTAACCTGTACGCCTTCTCGGCTCTCGTGCTCCGCCGGCGAAGCACGGGCGCCTGGATCGCGTACACTGCCGTCGCCGTCGTCTACTTCTCCACCGGCTTCATGTCGCTCCTCGTGACGCTCGGGCAGTACTTGATCCTCGCGGTCCTTCTGCTCATGGACCTCCGCAAACGACCCAAGCAGGTACGAGAATTGGTGCGACTCGCCTTCCCTCTCGCGAGCGGGCTGGCAGTCCTGAGCGCCGTAGGCGCCTACCTACGTGGGACCTTCCTCGGAGTTCGCTACGGTCGCGCGACCGACGGCATCGACACCTGGGAGCGTACCTACACGGCGTTCGACTTCTTTGCCGGAGGGAATCCGCTCTTGCTCGCGGCGTTCTTCGCCGGTCTCGCACTCCTCATCTGGCACGGATGGCAGCAAGGGCGCGACCGGGTCGCGATTGCCGCCGGCCTCGGGATTTCCTTCTTCGCCATCCCAATCATCGTCGAGATCGAGCGATGGAAAGAGTACTACTTCCACCCGCGCCACTCCTTCTTCTTGCTTCCGATCTTCGCGATCGTCGCGGCCGGCGGACTGCTAGTCGCCGTGCGCGGCCTGGACCCACTGCGGCGCACCAAGCTACGGCAGGCCACTCGGAAGGCGATCTACACCGCCCTTGCACTCGTGCTGGTCGTCGGCACGGAGGCGACGCCCGTCGTCCGTCATCTCGACAACCCGAACCCGCGGTTCAAACGATCGAAGACCGTGCGGCACTTCAAGTCGCTCATGGTGTACCTGCAGGACCAGGTCGCAGCGCTGGAACCCGATCAGGTCTACTTGCTCATCGCCGAGCGCCGCCGCCCGGGACACATCAGCAACCCCGTCTTGGCGACATACCTGGAATGGTACGGACTCGACGACCGCGTGATCCTGCGGGGCAGCGATCGGCCGATCCAGACTCGCCAGACCATCCATCGACTCTGCCCCGAGGGCTGTGTCGGCGAACCCGCGGCCCGCGTGCAGAAGAAGGTGGGCGCGATCGGACCGTTCAACTCCATGCGCGAGATGCTCGAGCTCCTCGAGGTGTCCGCTGCGCCCCAGACGGCTGCCCCCGTGGGTCAGATCGGGCTCCTGCACTACTGGCGGCATCAAGTGGAACCACCGTCCCGCGCGCCCGGCTTCGTCCTGAGCACGCACGTGGGCATGTCGCTCTTCGAGAAGCCGCTCGCGGCCGCCCCGGACCGACTGGGCAACCAGGAGTAG
- a CDS encoding DUF3604 domain-containing protein — protein sequence MVPADFSAHRGHLARLALFLCLLIVPVGCVLIPENPGSEEWSPPGDPAVAQPLLAREPCANHDPLRQPLYGDLHVHTAYSMDARIRETLLTPDDAYRYATGRPVDIMPTGDNGLSRRQIRIDRPLDFAAVTDHAEWMGEIKICLDPRSAAYDTHSCRIFRGEEDSWLAWLFGVTGSHSRIVGVVGIGGRNSEVCGPDSKECRAATKSVWDDTRESAERFYDRSAACEFTTFPAWEYSRSPGRSKIHRNVIFRNEIVPELPISWIDTQTEQELWQRLRERCLDPQVGCDVLSIPHNPNLSNGNMFNVWYRDRPIEEQREQAALRASMEPLVEMMQVKGESECANGMHGVLGGTDEFCDFEKVRGIGPNAPEDCVEDTGKGALKGAGCQSRLDFVRYALIEGLREGKRIGVNPFKFGFIGSTDTHNGNPGGISEAGYPGSGGVEDMTAALRLSSAPAGTPQNRKEVSRNPGGLAGVWAEENSRDSLFDGMRRRETFATSGPRIAPRFFGGWDLPSDLCDREDLVEQGYAIGVPMGSDLPERVGHGAPTFAVIAAHDAGTPEQPGGLLQRAQIVKGWVGPHGRFYQAVYDVAGTADNGAAVDLATCETSGPGYASLCGVWRDPDFDAEQAAVYYARVIENPTCRWSWRQCLEFAADDRPAGCTDDTIPQVIHERAWTSPIWFEPPAASSSSLERSRSGSVSRSQSVRVSVTASPAVQFRINCFTRDARPRGCPGPDSRMAST from the coding sequence ATGGTGCCGGCTGACTTCTCGGCGCACAGGGGCCATCTGGCCCGGCTCGCGCTGTTCCTGTGCCTCCTCATCGTCCCGGTGGGGTGCGTCCTCATCCCGGAGAACCCGGGAAGCGAGGAATGGAGCCCCCCGGGCGATCCGGCGGTGGCCCAGCCCCTCCTCGCCCGTGAACCCTGCGCGAACCACGACCCCCTGCGCCAACCCTTGTACGGCGACCTCCACGTTCACACCGCCTACTCGATGGATGCGCGAATTCGCGAGACGCTGCTCACCCCGGACGATGCCTATCGCTATGCGACGGGCCGGCCCGTCGACATCATGCCGACCGGCGACAACGGACTCAGCAGGCGGCAGATCCGAATCGACCGCCCTCTCGACTTCGCGGCGGTCACCGATCACGCCGAGTGGATGGGCGAAATCAAGATCTGCCTCGACCCGAGGAGTGCGGCGTACGACACCCACAGCTGTCGGATCTTCCGCGGCGAGGAAGACTCCTGGCTCGCGTGGCTCTTTGGTGTGACGGGTAGCCACTCACGCATCGTCGGCGTCGTCGGGATCGGTGGTCGAAACAGCGAGGTCTGCGGCCCCGACTCGAAGGAATGTCGGGCCGCAACCAAGTCTGTCTGGGACGACACACGGGAGTCTGCCGAACGGTTCTACGACCGAAGCGCCGCCTGCGAATTCACGACCTTCCCGGCGTGGGAGTACAGCCGCAGCCCCGGCCGCTCGAAGATCCATCGCAACGTGATCTTCCGCAACGAGATCGTACCCGAACTCCCGATCTCGTGGATAGACACGCAGACCGAGCAAGAGCTTTGGCAGCGCCTGCGAGAACGTTGCCTCGACCCCCAGGTGGGCTGCGACGTCCTTTCGATCCCTCACAATCCAAACCTCTCGAACGGCAACATGTTCAACGTCTGGTACCGCGACCGTCCGATCGAAGAGCAGCGGGAGCAGGCCGCCCTTCGCGCGTCGATGGAGCCGCTCGTCGAGATGATGCAGGTCAAAGGCGAGTCCGAGTGCGCGAACGGCATGCACGGAGTCCTCGGCGGCACCGATGAGTTCTGCGACTTCGAGAAGGTTCGCGGGATCGGGCCCAACGCGCCGGAGGATTGCGTCGAAGACACCGGCAAAGGTGCGCTCAAGGGTGCCGGCTGCCAGTCCCGACTCGACTTCGTCCGATACGCGCTCATCGAGGGCCTCCGAGAGGGCAAGCGAATCGGCGTCAATCCGTTTAAGTTCGGCTTCATCGGGAGCACGGACACCCACAACGGGAATCCCGGCGGTATAAGTGAGGCCGGCTACCCGGGCTCCGGCGGCGTCGAGGACATGACGGCGGCGCTCCGACTCTCTTCCGCCCCGGCGGGAACCCCGCAGAACCGGAAGGAAGTGAGTCGGAACCCCGGAGGTCTCGCGGGCGTCTGGGCCGAGGAGAACTCGCGGGATTCGCTGTTCGACGGCATGCGACGGCGCGAGACGTTCGCGACGAGCGGACCGCGCATAGCGCCGCGCTTCTTCGGCGGCTGGGATCTACCAAGCGATCTCTGTGATCGGGAAGATCTCGTCGAACAGGGCTACGCGATTGGCGTCCCGATGGGCTCCGATCTTCCGGAGCGGGTGGGACACGGCGCCCCGACGTTCGCTGTGATTGCGGCGCACGACGCGGGGACCCCTGAGCAACCCGGTGGTCTGCTGCAGCGCGCGCAGATCGTGAAGGGCTGGGTCGGACCGCACGGGCGCTTCTACCAGGCCGTGTACGACGTCGCCGGTACGGCCGACAACGGCGCGGCTGTCGACCTCGCAACCTGCGAAACTTCGGGCCCCGGCTACGCGAGCCTTTGCGGTGTCTGGCGTGACCCCGACTTCGACGCCGAGCAAGCCGCCGTATACTACGCGCGCGTGATCGAGAATCCGACCTGTCGCTGGTCGTGGCGGCAATGCCTCGAGTTTGCCGCGGACGACCGGCCCGCCGGCTGCACCGACGACACCATCCCGCAGGTCATCCACGAACGCGCGTGGACGTCGCCCATCTGGTTCGAACCGCCGGCGGCCTCCTCCTCTAGCCTCGAGAGAAGTCGATCTGGGTCCGTTTCTCGGAGCCAATCGGTGCGGGTGTCAGTGACGGCGTCTCCCGCGGTCCAATTTCGGATCAACTGCTTCACTCGCGACGCCAGGCCGCGGGGGTGCCCGGGGCCGGACTCGCGCATGGCTTCGACGTAG